A DNA window from Helicobacter sp. 11S03491-1 contains the following coding sequences:
- a CDS encoding aminodeoxychorismate/anthranilate synthase component II has product MSIALIDNYDSFTYNLAHMIEMLGYTPDIYKSDQISLEKLRPYTHLIISPGFGNPKDAGISMETIKHYQTNKKILGVCLGHQCIAEVFGGKVSKLKMPIHGKASLIKIFPCPLFRGLPNEVKMGRYHSLHVSSLSSDLLPLGFSSDGILMALRHKDYEIYGVQFHPESILSTYGKELLKNFLDL; this is encoded by the coding sequence ATGTCCATAGCCCTTATTGATAATTATGATTCTTTTACTTATAATTTAGCGCATATGATAGAAATGCTTGGATATACTCCGGATATATACAAGAGTGATCAAATTAGCTTAGAAAAACTTCGTCCTTATACTCATCTCATTATTTCTCCGGGTTTTGGTAATCCTAAAGATGCCGGGATAAGTATGGAAACAATCAAGCATTATCAAACGAATAAAAAAATTTTAGGAGTTTGTTTGGGGCATCAGTGTATTGCAGAAGTTTTTGGAGGAAAAGTTTCAAAATTAAAAATGCCTATACATGGAAAAGCTTCTCTTATCAAAATTTTTCCTTGCCCTCTTTTTAGGGGATTGCCTAATGAGGTGAAGATGGGGAGATACCATTCCTTGCATGTCTCTTCTCTCTCTAGCGATCTTTTGCCTTTAGGTTTTAGTTCAGATGGAATTTTAATGGCATTGAGACATAAAGATTATGAAATTTATGGAGTGCAATTTCATCCTGAATCCATTCTATCAACCTATGGAAAAGAATTACTAAAGAATTTTTTAGATTTATAA
- the kcuS gene encoding KCU-star family selenoprotein translates to MKWIVKLSQLYKKSDRFFHLLVGLPSYDKYLEHMRKNHPDKIPKTQKEFFIQAQDSGYGSDGAKKC, encoded by the coding sequence ATGAAATGGATTGTAAAATTATCTCAACTTTATAAAAAATCTGACAGATTTTTTCATCTCTTAGTTGGACTTCCAAGTTATGATAAATATTTGGAGCATATGCGCAAAAATCATCCGGATAAAATTCCCAAAACTCAAAAAGAGTTTTTTATACAAGCTCAAGATTCCGGATATGGGAGCGATGGTGCTAAAAAATGCTGA
- a CDS encoding carbon starvation CstA family protein, with protein sequence MSKIFSLSFWIAIGVIGAFCFGVLALNQGENINAVWLIIASACIYSIAYRFYSKFIAYKVLQLDDNRSTPAVINNDGRDYVPTNKVILFGHHFAAIAGAGPLVGPILAAQMGYLPSMIWILIGGVLAGGVHDFVVLFLSLRRNGKSLGEMIKQEMGHFTGAFAMLGIFGIMIIIIAILAMVVLKALADSPWGFFTIAMTIPIAIIMGIYMRYIRPGRVGEASVIGFILLMIALYCGRYISSDPALGALFTFDERTLAIMMIGYGFIAAILPVWFLLAPRDYLSTFLKIGVILGMAIAIICVAPPLQMPKLTQYLDGSGPVFAGNLFPFLFITIACGAISGFHALIASGTTPKMLEKESHARPVGYGSMIMESGVAIMALIGATILHPGLYFAINSPAITIGTDIISVAHTISNWGFSITPQEIQTLTQNIGEHTILSRTGGAPTFAIGLALIVHQLIGGTQMMAFWYHFAILFEALFILTAVDAGTRTCRFMVQDILGHIYKPLGNTHSYLAGIPATALCVAGWGYFLYQGAIDPKGGIYSLWPLFGVSNQMLAGMALLLASAVLFKMGKGKYAWITILPAAFVLIATLYAGAQKIMPASGDKIADSVSHVAIAQNLTAKLPTLSDSTQISEIKSTITNNIVNAILCAFFMLVTLFVIFSCMRIILSCLKNGRENICPPLDESPYIKAY encoded by the coding sequence GATCTACACCCGCAGTCATCAATAATGACGGGAGAGATTATGTCCCAACCAATAAAGTTATTTTGTTTGGGCATCATTTTGCAGCTATTGCCGGAGCAGGACCACTTGTAGGTCCTATTTTGGCTGCACAAATGGGATATTTACCAAGCATGATATGGATTTTGATAGGGGGTGTGCTTGCCGGAGGAGTGCATGATTTTGTGGTCTTATTTCTTTCACTTCGGCGTAATGGCAAATCCTTAGGAGAAATGATCAAGCAAGAAATGGGGCATTTCACAGGTGCATTTGCAATGCTTGGAATATTTGGGATCATGATTATTATCATTGCCATTTTGGCAATGGTGGTACTCAAGGCTTTGGCAGATAGCCCTTGGGGATTTTTCACTATTGCTATGACAATACCAATTGCAATTATAATGGGCATATACATGCGTTATATCCGACCGGGAAGAGTAGGAGAGGCTTCAGTTATTGGGTTTATTCTCTTGATGATTGCTCTTTATTGTGGGAGATATATTTCTTCTGATCCTGCTCTTGGAGCCTTATTCACCTTTGATGAACGCACGCTTGCAATAATGATGATTGGCTATGGGTTTATAGCGGCTATTTTACCCGTATGGTTTTTGCTTGCCCCACGCGATTATCTAAGCACATTTTTAAAGATAGGGGTTATTTTAGGTATGGCTATAGCAATTATTTGCGTCGCTCCACCATTACAAATGCCAAAACTTACTCAATATCTTGATGGAAGCGGTCCTGTATTTGCAGGGAACTTGTTTCCTTTTCTTTTTATTACAATTGCTTGTGGGGCTATTAGTGGGTTTCATGCCCTAATTGCTTCAGGCACAACTCCAAAAATGCTGGAAAAAGAATCTCATGCACGACCGGTAGGTTATGGTTCTATGATTATGGAATCCGGCGTAGCGATTATGGCATTGATTGGGGCTACAATTTTGCATCCGGGATTATACTTTGCTATCAACTCTCCAGCCATTACAATTGGCACAGATATTATCTCTGTAGCCCATACAATCTCAAACTGGGGCTTTAGTATCACACCTCAAGAAATACAAACCCTCACTCAAAACATAGGCGAACATACAATTTTAAGCCGCACAGGGGGAGCGCCTACTTTTGCCATTGGTCTGGCGCTGATTGTCCATCAACTCATTGGAGGAACACAAATGATGGCTTTTTGGTATCATTTTGCTATTTTATTTGAAGCGCTATTTATTTTAACTGCTGTGGATGCAGGCACAAGAACTTGTCGTTTTATGGTCCAAGATATTTTGGGGCATATCTATAAACCATTGGGCAATACCCATTCATACCTTGCAGGTATTCCAGCTACGGCACTCTGTGTAGCCGGATGGGGGTATTTTCTTTATCAAGGCGCTATTGATCCTAAAGGAGGCATTTATTCTTTATGGCCATTATTTGGAGTGAGTAATCAAATGCTTGCAGGTATGGCGCTTCTACTTGCTAGTGCTGTTTTATTTAAAATGGGAAAAGGAAAATATGCTTGGATTACTATCTTACCTGCTGCATTTGTTTTAATAGCGACACTTTATGCCGGGGCGCAAAAAATTATGCCCGCCAGTGGAGATAAGATCGCAGATAGTGTTAGTCATGTAGCCATTGCCCAAAATCTTACTGCCAAGCTGCCAACCCTCAGTGATAGCACCCAAATATCTGAGATAAAAAGCACTATTACAAATAATATTGTCAATGCAATTTTATGCGCATTTTTTATGCTTGTTACTTTATTTGTCATCTTCTCTTGCATGCGCATCATACTAAGTTGTCTCAAAAATGGGAGAGAGAATATCTGCCCTCCCTTAGATGAGTCACCCTACATAAAGGCATATTAA